The Oryza sativa Japonica Group chromosome 11, ASM3414082v1 DNA window GACCGGCTGGGGAAGAAGGTGCGGGTGAAGTGCAACGAGGACGACACCATCGGCGACCTCAAGAAGCTGGTGGCGGCGCAGACCGGGACGAGGCCCGAGAAGATCCGCATCCAGAAGTGGTACAACATCTACAAGGACCACATCACCCTCAAGGACTACGAGATCCACGACGGGATGGGCCTCGAGCTCTACTACAACTAGACGCCGCGCCTCTGGTAATTTCTGTTTTGCAGTTCTTGTTAGGCCCTTTCTTTTTTGATGCTAGGCTCTTGGTTGATCAAATCGTGCTGTGGATTGAGAAACGCTTCGTTCGTACTTGGAATTGAGGACTAGGTACGCTTAATTTTTGTCTAGGAATCATGAATTGGGCGGGCTTTATTTGGGTATCAAGTCGTGTACTAATACTCTGATAGCAACTTCTGTTCCGCTATTTAGTTCAGTCTGTGCTTGCATATGCTGTAGCTCTGGCCGATTGATTAGGATGCTTCTTTCTGGTATTGTAGTCATTCGTGTCCTCATCATTTGCAGAATAGAGGGATATGATGAACTCTCGCATGCTGACTGATTACTGGCGAGGCAATTAGGAGGATTAAATGCGCGCTCTTGTAATTCTACATTCTTTGGTTCCAATATAAGCTATGGGTCAATCAACTAGACATTGATGAGTGGATATTTGCTGGTACTGTTAGTTACAAAATGGGTTTAGATTATTTTATGATGTTTCATGTTTGTAATGACCTCTGGCAAATTGTGTTGTATTCACTGGTGTCCCCAATTTCCCCTCTTGTTATCTTTTGTCAACTATTGGTCAGGTTTTAGCTTTGTGGCTTTAGAAATTTGTGAGGATATGCTCAACACCGTGTGATGCCTCCCCCCTCCCAGCCTCTATTTAGAGATTTCCTAATCCAGTAATTTAGTGCATTATCCAATGCATACCATTTGTTTCTTGTTTGAATGCATTAGAATATCGAGATTGGCAGGTTAATTAGGGTGTAATTTGAGAATCTGTTGGGACCTGAGTTAGTA harbors:
- the LOC4349755 gene encoding ubiquitin-like protein 5; this translates as MIEVVLNDRLGKKVRVKCNEDDTIGDLKKLVAAQTGTRPEKIRIQKWYNIYKDHITLKDYEIHDGMGLELYYN